The Hymenobacter oligotrophus genome has a window encoding:
- the cobT gene encoding nicotinate-nucleotide--dimethylbenzimidazole phosphoribosyltransferase produces the protein MTPLSLGSDLFAVPVPPLVPAGSTLPAAVQHRIDTKTKPLGALGQLEDLARQTCLVQQTLTPTLQRPHLVVFAADHGIAAEGVSPYPAEVTGQMVRNFAAGGAAINVFCRQHGLTLQVINAGVASDLTDVPGVRDARVGAGTRSFLHQAAMSEAECQQALNAGAAIINELHAAGCNVVGFGEMGIGNTSSAAVLLHVLTGQPLAHCVGRGTGLDDAGLQRKLAVLAQAVAAHPEVSASNPLQMLATFGGFEIAQLCGAMYRAAALRMLVLVDGFIVSAALLVAARLEPTVLDYCVFCTQSAEAGHRHLLAALGARPLLQLGLRLGEGTGCALAYPLVQSAVAFLNEMASFESAGVSTATAEASAAEAR, from the coding sequence ATGACGCCTCTTTCCCTAGGTTCCGACTTGTTTGCGGTGCCCGTGCCGCCGTTGGTGCCGGCCGGTAGCACGCTGCCCGCCGCTGTGCAGCACCGCATCGATACCAAAACCAAACCCCTGGGTGCCCTAGGTCAGCTCGAAGACCTGGCCCGGCAGACCTGCCTGGTGCAGCAAACCCTTACGCCCACGCTGCAGCGGCCGCACCTAGTAGTATTTGCCGCCGACCACGGCATTGCTGCCGAAGGCGTAAGCCCGTACCCCGCCGAAGTAACCGGCCAAATGGTGCGCAATTTCGCCGCGGGCGGGGCGGCCATTAACGTGTTTTGCCGGCAGCACGGCCTTACGCTGCAGGTAATAAATGCAGGCGTAGCCTCCGACCTAACCGATGTGCCCGGCGTGCGCGATGCTAGGGTCGGAGCGGGTACGCGCAGCTTTCTGCACCAAGCGGCTATGTCGGAGGCCGAGTGCCAGCAGGCCCTGAACGCCGGTGCAGCCATCATTAATGAGCTGCACGCCGCCGGTTGCAACGTGGTGGGCTTCGGCGAAATGGGCATTGGCAATACTTCCTCGGCGGCGGTGCTGCTGCACGTGCTCACGGGGCAGCCGCTGGCGCACTGCGTAGGCCGCGGCACCGGCCTCGACGACGCCGGCCTGCAGCGCAAGCTCGCGGTGCTTGCCCAAGCCGTGGCGGCCCACCCCGAGGTGTCGGCCAGCAACCCTCTGCAAATGCTGGCTACGTTCGGCGGCTTCGAAATAGCGCAGCTCTGCGGCGCCATGTACCGCGCCGCCGCCCTGCGCATGCTGGTGCTCGTCGATGGCTTTATCGTGAGTGCTGCGCTGCTGGTGGCGGCCCGCCTCGAGCCCACTGTGCTCGACTATTGCGTGTTCTGCACCCAATCGGCCGAGGCGGGGCACCGCCATTTGCTGGCCGCCCTAGGTGCCCGCCCGTTGCTGCAGTTGGGCTTGCGCTTGGGCGAGGGCACCGGCTGCGCGTTGGCGTACCCGCTGGTGCAGTCGGCAGTGGCATTCCTGAACGAAATGGCTTCCTTCGAAAGCGCCGGCGTAAGCACGGCCACCGCGGAGGCATCAGCTGCCGAAGCCCGATGA
- the rfaD gene encoding ADP-glyceromanno-heptose 6-epimerase: protein MIIVTGAAGFIGSCMVSRLNADGFNDVVAVDNFSVEKKMPNLKGKRLREFVDRNEFFEWLDKNHEQVEFIFHLGARTDTAEQDKAVFDLLNLNYSQQMWEACVRYNLPLVYASSAATYGSGTLGYSDDEALLPLLRPLNPYGDSKNDFDNWAIQQQEKPFFWAGLKFFNVYGPNEYHKGRMASVIFHTFQQVQRTGTMELFRSHNPKFADGEQMRDFIYVRDLTDVCIFLMHHRRNSGIYNLGTGEARTFLDLALNTFAALDKTADIKFKDTPEDIRDTYQYFTQADMSKLRSIGYARPFTRLEDGISEYVRDFLVPNAYL from the coding sequence ATGATTATCGTGACGGGCGCAGCGGGCTTTATCGGCAGCTGCATGGTAAGCCGGCTCAACGCCGATGGCTTCAACGACGTGGTGGCGGTGGACAACTTCTCGGTGGAGAAGAAGATGCCGAACCTCAAAGGCAAGCGCCTGCGCGAGTTCGTAGACCGCAACGAGTTTTTCGAGTGGCTCGACAAGAATCACGAGCAGGTGGAGTTCATATTCCACCTAGGGGCCCGCACCGACACGGCCGAGCAAGACAAGGCCGTGTTCGATTTGCTGAACCTGAACTACAGCCAGCAAATGTGGGAGGCCTGCGTACGCTACAACCTGCCGCTGGTGTACGCCTCCTCGGCGGCTACCTACGGCTCGGGCACCTTGGGCTACTCCGACGACGAAGCCCTGCTACCGCTGCTGCGCCCCCTGAACCCTTACGGCGACTCCAAGAATGACTTCGACAACTGGGCCATTCAGCAGCAGGAAAAACCGTTTTTCTGGGCGGGCCTGAAGTTCTTTAACGTGTACGGCCCCAACGAGTACCACAAAGGCCGCATGGCTTCGGTGATATTCCACACCTTTCAGCAGGTGCAGCGTACGGGCACGATGGAGCTGTTTCGCTCGCACAACCCCAAGTTTGCCGACGGCGAGCAGATGCGCGACTTTATTTACGTGCGCGACCTCACCGACGTGTGCATCTTTCTGATGCACCACCGCCGCAACTCGGGCATTTACAACCTAGGCACCGGCGAGGCCCGCACCTTCCTCGATCTGGCCCTGAACACCTTTGCCGCGCTCGATAAAACAGCCGACATCAAGTTCAAGGACACGCCCGAGGACATCCGCGACACGTACCAATACTTCACGCAGGCCGACATGAGCAAGCTGCGCAGCATTGGCTACGCGCGGCCCTTCACGCGGCTCGAAGACGGCATCAGCGAATACGTGCGCGACTTTTTGGTGCCGAACGCGTATCTGTAG
- a CDS encoding Dps family protein, whose protein sequence is MKNHIGLDSAQAQQLATGLNTLLANYQIFYINTRGFHWNIKGEKFFELHAKFEELYTDALVKIDEIAERILTLGHRPLHSFTDYVRTATIKEATNVSEGNAAVRTVVENFQALLILERELLELASEASDEGTGALMSDYIREQEKTVWMYSASLNQ, encoded by the coding sequence ATGAAGAACCACATCGGTTTAGACTCGGCTCAGGCGCAGCAACTTGCTACGGGCCTGAACACCTTGCTCGCCAACTACCAGATTTTCTACATCAACACCCGCGGTTTTCACTGGAACATCAAAGGCGAAAAGTTCTTCGAGCTGCACGCCAAGTTTGAGGAACTGTACACCGATGCACTGGTGAAAATCGACGAAATAGCCGAGCGCATTCTCACCTTGGGCCACCGCCCGCTGCACTCGTTTACCGATTACGTGCGCACGGCCACCATCAAAGAAGCCACGAACGTGTCGGAGGGCAACGCCGCCGTGCGCACCGTGGTCGAGAACTTTCAGGCCTTGCTGATTTTGGAGCGCGAGCTGCTGGAGCTGGCCAGCGAAGCCAGCGACGAAGGCACCGGCGCACTGATGAGCGACTACATTCGGGAGCAGGAAAAAACGGTGTGGATGTACAGCGCCTCGCTTAACCAATAA
- the cobC gene encoding alpha-ribazole phosphatase family protein, protein MAAPLLDVYLIRHTAVATPGLCYGHHDVGLAESFRDEVAALQTKLPAAPGQGFRAFTSPSSRCQQLAHTVAGTATPDERLREMHFGVWENRLWSELPETELTPWMADYVTVAPPAGETFQQLQDRATEFLAELPQLPAHAGPVLVFTHGGVIRAMLAHCLGYPLRNAFQVTIDFASVTQLTHQHGRWQVRTVNR, encoded by the coding sequence ATGGCTGCTCCGCTGCTCGATGTTTACCTGATCCGCCACACGGCAGTAGCCACACCGGGCCTCTGCTACGGCCACCACGACGTAGGCCTGGCCGAGAGCTTCCGCGACGAAGTAGCCGCGTTGCAAACCAAGCTACCCGCGGCGCCGGGTCAAGGTTTTCGAGCTTTCACCAGCCCATCGTCGCGCTGCCAGCAACTGGCGCACACCGTTGCCGGCACCGCCACTCCCGACGAGCGCCTGCGCGAAATGCACTTTGGCGTTTGGGAAAACCGCTTGTGGAGTGAGCTGCCCGAGACCGAGCTCACGCCCTGGATGGCCGACTACGTAACCGTGGCGCCGCCCGCCGGCGAAACCTTTCAGCAGCTGCAAGACCGCGCCACGGAGTTTTTGGCCGAGCTACCTCAGCTGCCCGCCCATGCTGGACCGGTGTTGGTATTCACTCACGGCGGCGTAATTCGGGCCATGCTGGCGCACTGCCTGGGTTACCCGTTGCGCAATGCCTTTCAGGTAACCATCGACTTCGCTTCGGTTACGCAGCTTACCCATCAGCACGGGCGCTGGCAGGTGCGCACCGTCAACCGCTAA
- a CDS encoding metallophosphoesterase family protein encodes MPIPYASLKHFLLGWLLACTLLAAPTQAQRFAAIGDYGYAGTPERDVASLVKSWNPHFVITLGDNNYDYGDSTTIDQNIGQYYHEYIGFYQGRYGQGSAYNRFFPSLGNHDLYTANGIPFLRYFTLPGNGRYYEYRRGNVHFFVLNSDPAEPHGVASNSVQAQWLKRRLALARAPWKVVYFHHAPYSSGQHGNATVMQWPFKDWGASVVLSGHDHHYERLLVDGFPYFVNGLGGRNIYNLNPQRTAAGSRVRYNADYGAMLMQASADTLRLEFYTRRGQRIDSYTLGKGLPLEGTLYPPAPNPFSGSTELAFAVPEPGRVQIRVLNLLGQEVATLFDADVRAGKRQLRWYQGALKAGIYQVVMTSPSGKVTARAEVL; translated from the coding sequence ATGCCCATTCCTTACGCTTCGCTCAAACATTTTCTCCTGGGTTGGTTGTTGGCCTGCACGTTGCTGGCGGCGCCCACCCAGGCGCAGCGCTTTGCCGCCATCGGCGACTACGGCTACGCCGGCACGCCCGAGCGCGACGTGGCCTCGTTGGTAAAAAGCTGGAACCCGCACTTCGTTATCACCCTCGGCGACAACAACTACGATTACGGCGACTCCACCACCATCGACCAGAATATTGGCCAGTACTACCACGAGTACATCGGGTTTTACCAAGGGCGCTACGGGCAGGGCTCGGCCTACAACCGGTTTTTTCCGAGCCTCGGCAACCACGATCTGTACACGGCCAACGGCATTCCATTTCTGCGCTACTTTACCCTGCCCGGCAACGGGCGCTACTACGAGTACCGGCGCGGCAACGTGCATTTTTTTGTACTGAACAGCGACCCGGCCGAGCCCCACGGCGTAGCCAGCAACTCGGTGCAGGCCCAGTGGCTGAAGCGCCGCCTGGCCCTGGCCCGCGCCCCCTGGAAAGTGGTGTACTTCCACCACGCGCCGTATTCGTCGGGCCAGCACGGCAACGCCACCGTTATGCAGTGGCCTTTTAAGGATTGGGGCGCCTCGGTTGTGCTATCGGGTCACGACCATCACTACGAGCGCCTGCTCGTCGATGGGTTTCCGTATTTCGTGAACGGCTTGGGCGGGCGCAATATCTACAACCTCAACCCCCAGCGCACCGCCGCCGGCAGCCGCGTGCGCTACAACGCCGACTACGGCGCCATGCTGATGCAGGCCTCGGCCGACACGCTGCGTTTGGAGTTTTACACCCGCCGCGGCCAGCGCATCGATTCGTATACCTTGGGTAAAGGTTTGCCGCTCGAGGGCACCTTGTACCCGCCGGCGCCCAACCCGTTTAGCGGCTCCACCGAGCTGGCGTTTGCCGTGCCGGAGCCCGGACGGGTGCAAATCAGGGTGTTAAACCTGCTCGGCCAGGAAGTAGCCACGCTGTTCGACGCCGACGTGCGCGCCGGCAAGCGCCAGCTAAGGTGGTATCAAGGTGCGCTGAAAGCGGGCATTTACCAAGTGGTGATGACGAGCCCCAGCGGCAAGGTTACGGCACGCGCCGAAGTGCTGTAG
- a CDS encoding ABC transporter substrate-binding protein, with the protein MRYLYSLLLGLSLAACSQAPDSANASKTAAAVPARITVTDDLGRTVSIPSRPKRVMALAASMTEMLFAVADTSTIIARTQACDYPAAALRKPKVSSYPVDFETIVGMHPDVVFTIEGMTSAADAARLQQLGVPVYYQRYRRVEDIFRGLRDLGRLLGREAQAQHLTDSLRRELASLPATAGPKPRTLAITWLDPIYAYGRNTLFTDKVRLAGGQNALQDSFPQPYPALTREYILKLNPDVLIGGRFGKLDSTFFRMYPELRRIKAYQTRQVYPVDGDLMARPSPRVVESVRELHRLLHPTT; encoded by the coding sequence ATGCGCTATCTGTACTCGCTGTTGCTCGGTCTTTCGCTGGCAGCTTGCTCCCAAGCTCCTGATTCGGCCAACGCATCAAAAACCGCTGCTGCGGTGCCCGCACGCATCACCGTCACCGACGACCTAGGCCGCACCGTCAGCATTCCGTCGCGCCCCAAACGTGTTATGGCTCTAGCAGCTTCTATGACGGAAATGCTGTTTGCCGTAGCCGACACCAGCACCATCATTGCCCGCACCCAAGCCTGCGACTACCCGGCCGCGGCGCTGCGCAAGCCCAAAGTCAGCAGCTACCCCGTCGATTTCGAAACCATTGTGGGCATGCACCCCGATGTAGTGTTCACAATTGAGGGCATGACCAGCGCCGCCGATGCCGCCCGCCTGCAGCAGTTAGGCGTGCCCGTGTACTACCAGCGCTACCGCCGCGTCGAGGACATCTTCCGCGGCCTCCGCGACCTAGGCCGCCTGCTTGGTCGCGAGGCGCAAGCTCAGCACCTCACCGATTCGCTCCGGCGCGAGCTGGCCAGCCTGCCCGCCACCGCTGGCCCCAAGCCGCGCACGTTGGCCATTACCTGGCTCGACCCAATTTACGCCTACGGCCGCAACACGCTCTTCACCGATAAAGTCCGGCTGGCCGGCGGGCAGAATGCTCTGCAAGATTCGTTTCCGCAGCCTTACCCGGCGCTTACCCGCGAGTACATTCTTAAGCTGAACCCCGATGTGCTTATTGGCGGGCGGTTTGGCAAGCTCGATAGCACGTTTTTCCGCATGTACCCCGAGCTGCGCCGCATCAAAGCCTACCAAACCCGGCAGGTGTACCCCGTCGACGGCGACCTGATGGCCCGCCCCAGCCCGCGCGTCGTCGAATCCGTACGCGAGCTACACCGTTTGCTGCACCCCACTACATGA
- a CDS encoding FAD/NAD(P)-binding protein produces the protein MLKILLGLQGSVMTRRTILIIGGGVAGSLLAVQLTRLPGGPWPLDVVVVEPRERLGPGTAYTNDRPEWLLNVRSQGLSAFPDQPNHFVEWLHENGIPEGEYGFCPRQTYGRYIESLVQAALENTAINGVRVQWLANRAVAATPTAGGCQMRVILDDGRELNANTVVLALGNFPPSMPVRPDTGYHQHPHFHANPWAPGALRNIAPHESVMLIGTGLTSLDVLMGLRADGHRGPLLAVSRHGRWPVAHTETAVAPYPNYYASEIAGLRTVTEVLRVVRRHVAKGAAEGYNWRAVLDALRPNLGHIWAAWPKPEQQRFMRHLATLWSTLRHRNPPQNAAVLDELRRSGRLQIEKGRIRHIEGRGAQMAVQIRHNHDHRWLQADHVVLCTGPLMDYQQLKDPLIVQLRRAGLLVPDAMRLGIQTSAEGALLDSTGAPSEHLFTLGPSLRPLWFESTAVPELRQQAADLAVVLAQRLAGNHPEQATALRRVP, from the coding sequence ATGCTCAAGATACTCTTGGGCTTACAAGGCTCTGTCATGACGCGGCGTACCATACTCATTATCGGGGGCGGAGTGGCTGGCAGCTTGCTGGCCGTGCAGCTCACGCGCCTGCCGGGCGGCCCCTGGCCGCTCGATGTAGTAGTGGTGGAGCCGCGCGAGCGGCTCGGCCCCGGCACGGCCTACACCAACGACCGGCCCGAGTGGCTGCTGAACGTGCGCAGCCAGGGCCTGAGCGCCTTTCCCGATCAGCCCAACCACTTTGTGGAGTGGCTGCACGAAAACGGCATCCCGGAGGGCGAATACGGCTTTTGTCCGCGCCAAACCTACGGCCGCTACATCGAGAGCCTGGTGCAAGCGGCGCTCGAGAATACCGCCATCAACGGCGTGCGCGTGCAGTGGCTAGCCAACCGCGCCGTAGCGGCTACCCCAACGGCGGGTGGCTGCCAGATGCGCGTAATACTCGACGACGGCCGCGAGCTAAATGCCAACACGGTGGTGCTGGCCCTGGGTAACTTTCCGCCTAGCATGCCGGTGCGGCCCGATACCGGTTACCATCAGCACCCGCACTTCCATGCCAACCCGTGGGCGCCCGGCGCGCTGCGCAACATTGCCCCCCACGAGTCGGTGATGCTGATTGGCACGGGCCTTACCTCCCTCGATGTGCTGATGGGCCTGCGGGCCGACGGCCACCGCGGCCCGTTGCTGGCCGTGTCGCGCCACGGCCGCTGGCCCGTAGCCCACACCGAAACGGCCGTTGCCCCCTACCCCAATTACTACGCCTCGGAAATAGCTGGCCTGCGCACCGTAACTGAAGTGCTGCGCGTGGTGCGCCGGCACGTGGCCAAAGGCGCCGCCGAAGGCTACAACTGGCGGGCCGTGCTCGATGCCCTGCGCCCCAACCTAGGGCACATTTGGGCGGCTTGGCCCAAGCCCGAGCAGCAACGCTTTATGCGGCATTTGGCCACCTTGTGGTCGACGCTGCGGCACCGCAACCCGCCGCAAAACGCCGCCGTGCTCGATGAGCTGCGCCGCAGCGGACGTTTGCAGATAGAGAAAGGCCGCATACGCCACATCGAAGGCCGCGGCGCGCAAATGGCCGTGCAAATCCGTCACAACCACGACCACCGTTGGCTGCAAGCCGACCACGTGGTGCTGTGTACCGGCCCGCTGATGGACTACCAACAGCTCAAAGACCCGCTGATTGTGCAGCTGCGCCGCGCTGGCCTGCTCGTGCCCGATGCCATGCGCCTCGGTATTCAAACCTCGGCCGAGGGCGCCTTGCTCGACAGTACGGGCGCGCCCTCGGAGCACTTGTTTACCCTAGGTCCGAGTTTGCGCCCTTTGTGGTTCGAGTCGACAGCGGTACCGGAGTTGCGGCAACAAGCCGCCGATTTGGCGGTGGTGCTGGCCCAGCGCCTGGCTGGCAACCACCCCGAGCAGGCTACAGCACTTCGGCGCGTGCCGTAA
- a CDS encoding FecCD family ABC transporter permease — protein sequence MSRRAPLLFGLTLVAAFGLLLIGMRLGSIESADYATLWQALQHYDANNPAHLVLIELRLPRLLLALLAGGGLALSGYLMQAMVNNPLADPYLLGTASGASLGALVVSVLLPAASTITPWILPIGSLAGAAGATLLVIGIGSRRGRLIPAQLLLAGVAVAAMLNALGGLIIFQAQTDSQLRAAVSWAFGSLERAGWGLLTGPALAVVIGLGLAWAMRRHLNILLLGEERAAALGLDVGRTRWALLLAASGITAGVVALCGPLGFVGLIVPHITRGLLGVTGRLNIAFCALLGGTFLLACDLLARWLYPPAGLPVGLITALFGVPFFVYLLRRKGA from the coding sequence ATGAGCCGTCGTGCGCCGCTGCTTTTTGGCTTAACTCTGGTAGCTGCCTTTGGGCTGCTACTGATAGGTATGCGCCTGGGCAGCATCGAAAGCGCCGATTACGCCACCCTTTGGCAAGCCCTGCAGCACTACGATGCCAACAACCCGGCGCACTTGGTGCTCATCGAGTTGCGGCTGCCTAGGTTGTTGCTGGCTTTGTTGGCCGGCGGAGGCTTGGCCCTGAGCGGCTACCTCATGCAAGCCATGGTAAACAACCCCCTGGCCGACCCGTACCTGCTCGGCACAGCTTCGGGCGCTTCCCTAGGTGCTTTGGTGGTGAGTGTGTTGTTGCCAGCTGCCAGCACCATCACGCCCTGGATCTTACCCATCGGCAGCTTGGCCGGGGCCGCGGGCGCCACCTTGCTCGTAATCGGCATTGGCTCGCGCCGCGGCCGGCTGATACCGGCCCAACTGCTCCTGGCTGGTGTGGCCGTGGCCGCCATGCTCAATGCCCTAGGTGGCCTCATCATCTTTCAGGCCCAAACCGATTCGCAGCTGCGCGCCGCCGTGTCGTGGGCGTTCGGCAGCCTGGAGCGAGCCGGTTGGGGGTTGCTTACAGGCCCGGCCTTGGCAGTGGTTATCGGCCTTGGCTTAGCCTGGGCCATGCGGCGTCACCTCAATATTTTGCTGCTAGGGGAGGAGCGGGCCGCCGCCCTAGGTCTGGATGTGGGCCGCACCCGCTGGGCATTGCTCCTGGCAGCCAGCGGCATTACGGCCGGGGTGGTGGCGCTGTGCGGGCCGCTGGGCTTTGTGGGGCTGATTGTGCCGCACATCACCCGCGGGCTGCTTGGCGTAACGGGCCGCCTCAACATAGCCTTCTGCGCGTTGCTGGGCGGTACGTTTTTGCTGGCCTGCGATTTGCTAGCCCGCTGGCTCTACCCGCCGGCCGGTTTGCCGGTTGGGCTGATAACGGCCCTGTTCGGCGTACCGTTCTTCGTATATTTGCTCCGACGTAAGGGGGCTTAG
- a CDS encoding adenosylcobinamide-GDP ribazoletransferase: MKQWLRTQVELLLTAVMFYTRIPCPGWIGHSEELLNRSTIYFPLIGWLVGAASAVVYLGAAYLWGSAIGLLLSMVASVLITGAFHEDGFADVCDGFGGGWTSGRILEIMKDSRVGTYGVVGLGLLMATKFGALYQVGGAESAVKASIPVLLLVAHPLSRLTALSFVFTHQYARENDDAKAKPVAKALDLGRLLTASAWGLLPLLAWVAYAQNPGMLLVLLPLAILQIVLGRWFQRWIGGYTGDCLGATQQLAEVLIYLFFTARIWF; the protein is encoded by the coding sequence ATGAAACAGTGGCTCCGCACCCAAGTAGAGCTGCTGCTGACGGCCGTAATGTTCTACACCCGCATACCCTGCCCCGGCTGGATTGGCCACTCCGAGGAACTGCTTAACCGCTCCACTATTTATTTCCCGCTGATTGGGTGGCTGGTGGGCGCGGCCTCGGCCGTGGTGTACCTAGGGGCGGCTTACTTGTGGGGCTCGGCTATCGGCTTGCTCCTGAGCATGGTGGCTTCGGTGCTGATTACCGGCGCTTTCCACGAAGACGGCTTTGCCGACGTGTGCGACGGTTTTGGCGGAGGTTGGACAAGCGGCCGCATCCTCGAAATCATGAAGGATAGCCGCGTGGGCACCTACGGCGTGGTGGGTTTGGGCTTGCTGATGGCCACCAAATTTGGCGCCCTGTACCAAGTGGGCGGCGCCGAATCGGCCGTTAAAGCCTCCATCCCTGTGTTGCTGCTGGTGGCGCACCCGCTCAGTCGCCTCACGGCGCTTAGCTTCGTATTCACGCATCAGTACGCCCGCGAAAACGACGACGCCAAAGCCAAGCCCGTAGCCAAAGCCCTCGACCTAGGTCGGCTGCTGACGGCCAGCGCTTGGGGCCTGCTGCCGTTGCTGGCGTGGGTGGCCTACGCCCAAAACCCGGGCATGCTGCTGGTGCTGCTGCCGCTGGCTATCCTGCAAATAGTGCTGGGTCGGTGGTTTCAGCGCTGGATTGGCGGCTACACCGGCGACTGCCTCGGCGCTACCCAGCAGTTGGCCGAAGTGCTGATCTACTTGTTTTTCACCGCCCGTATTTGGTTTTAA
- a CDS encoding 6-pyruvoyl trahydropterin synthase family protein — translation MIYLSRQEHFNAAHKLYNPNWSEERNKEVFGPCANTNWHGHNYDLIVTVKGQPDPETGFVVDLKALSVLIREHIVRHVDHKNLNLDVPFMAGKLASTENLAIAFWEILQRELPGITSTAQLHCVKIYETPRNFVEYYGE, via the coding sequence ATGATTTACCTCAGCCGTCAGGAGCACTTCAACGCCGCTCACAAGCTCTACAACCCCAACTGGAGCGAGGAGCGCAACAAGGAAGTGTTCGGGCCCTGCGCCAACACCAATTGGCACGGACATAACTACGACCTCATCGTTACGGTAAAGGGCCAACCCGACCCCGAAACCGGCTTTGTAGTTGATCTGAAAGCGCTCAGCGTGCTCATCCGCGAGCATATCGTGCGCCACGTCGACCACAAGAACCTAAACCTCGATGTGCCTTTCATGGCCGGCAAGCTGGCCAGCACCGAGAACTTGGCCATTGCTTTCTGGGAAATCCTGCAGCGCGAATTGCCGGGCATTACCAGCACGGCTCAGCTGCATTGCGTCAAGATTTACGAAACGCCCCGCAACTTCGTCGAGTACTACGGAGAGTAA
- the lpxB gene encoding lipid-A-disaccharide synthase has product MKYYLIAGERSGDFHAARLMRALKQQDSTAEFRCWGGDMMKEAGGELVHHYDEMAIMGFVEAATSVFKFRRFLKEAEQDLLAHKPHVLILVDYAGFNMRVAKFAKAHGIKVFYYISPKIWAWNQGRVHKIKQLVDRMFVILPFEQEFYKRFDYEVDYIGNPTADAVHEHPEPTDFHQRNGFDPQRPIIAVLPGSRKQEIEEMLFEMLRILPPFLDYQFVVAGVSNLDKAYYHHFERNNVRIVFEQTYDLLRHAKAAIVTSGTATLETALFDVPQVVCYRTSTISYRIGKAVIKVPYISLVNLIAGRQVVKELIQGEFNARNLVAELHRLLEDDTHIAEIKTGYAEIREKLGRQNSAQKAAELMVGYLLTR; this is encoded by the coding sequence GTGAAATACTACCTGATTGCCGGCGAACGGTCCGGCGACTTCCACGCCGCTCGCCTCATGCGGGCCCTCAAGCAGCAAGACTCCACCGCCGAGTTTCGTTGCTGGGGCGGCGACATGATGAAGGAAGCCGGTGGCGAACTGGTGCACCACTACGACGAAATGGCCATCATGGGCTTCGTGGAGGCCGCTACCAGCGTGTTCAAGTTTCGCCGATTTTTGAAGGAAGCCGAGCAAGACCTGCTGGCCCACAAGCCGCACGTACTTATTCTGGTCGATTACGCCGGCTTCAACATGCGGGTGGCCAAGTTTGCCAAGGCGCACGGCATCAAGGTATTTTACTACATCTCGCCAAAAATCTGGGCCTGGAACCAAGGCCGCGTGCACAAGATCAAGCAATTGGTCGACCGCATGTTCGTAATCTTGCCCTTCGAGCAGGAGTTCTACAAGCGCTTCGATTACGAAGTCGACTACATCGGCAACCCCACGGCCGATGCTGTGCACGAGCACCCTGAGCCCACCGATTTCCACCAGCGCAACGGCTTCGATCCGCAGCGGCCTATTATTGCGGTATTGCCTGGCTCGCGCAAGCAAGAAATCGAGGAGATGCTGTTTGAGATGCTGCGCATTCTGCCGCCGTTTCTTGATTACCAGTTTGTGGTGGCCGGCGTGTCCAACCTCGACAAAGCCTATTACCATCACTTCGAGCGCAACAACGTGCGCATCGTGTTTGAGCAGACCTACGATTTGCTGCGCCATGCCAAAGCCGCTATCGTAACCAGCGGCACGGCCACCCTCGAAACGGCTTTGTTTGATGTGCCGCAGGTAGTTTGCTACCGCACCAGCACTATTTCCTATCGTATTGGCAAGGCCGTTATCAAGGTGCCCTACATTTCGTTGGTGAACCTGATTGCCGGCCGCCAAGTGGTAAAGGAGTTAATCCAAGGCGAGTTCAACGCCCGCAACCTCGTGGCCGAGCTGCACCGCCTCCTTGAAGACGATACGCATATCGCCGAAATAAAAACCGGCTACGCCGAAATTCGCGAAAAGCTGGGCCGTCAAAATTCTGCGCAAAAAGCCGCTGAGCTGATGGTAGGCTACCTGCTTACGCGTTAG